From the genome of Suricata suricatta isolate VVHF042 chromosome 3, meerkat_22Aug2017_6uvM2_HiC, whole genome shotgun sequence, one region includes:
- the SPEG gene encoding striated muscle preferentially expressed protein kinase isoform X3 codes for MQKARGTRGGDTGMRAPPSPGVPPKRAKVGAGRGTVAGAPIFLRPLKDAAVLAGSDVRLRVAVSGTPQPSLSWFRDGQPLPPPALEPSCLWLRRCGAQDAGVYSCRAQNERGQASCEAVLTVLEVGDSETGEDDISDVQGTQRLELRDDGDFSTPTGGSDTLVGTSLDTPPTSVTGTSEEQVSWWGSGQTVLEQEAGSRGGARRLPGSPSSVPQSGLHREEPDLQPQPASEAPRRPALPPPSKSALLPPPSPRVGKRPPPGPSAQPPATPTSPHRRTQEPVLPEEATAEEKRGKKSKSSGPSLAGTAESRPQTPLSEASGRLSALGRSPRLVRAGSRILDKLQFFEERRRSLERSDSPPAPLRPWVPLRKARSLEQPKSDGGAPWGTPGTSQEELRAPGGSVAERRRLFQQKAASLDERTRQRSPASDLELRFAQELGRIRRSTSREELVRSHESLRATLQRAPSPREPGEPPLFSRPSTPKTPRAESPAVVQPPPPAVTGKPGDEQGRPRSRGPAGGTEPGEGPQQEVRRRDQFPLTRSRAIQECRSPVPPPAASDPAEARTKVPPGRKREPPTQAVRFLPWATPGLEGAAVPQTLEKNRAGPEAEKRLRRGPEEDGPWGPWDRRGARSQGRGRRVRPTSPELESSDDSYVSAGEEPLEAPVFEIPLQNVVVAPGADVLLKCIITANPPPQVSWQKDGSALRSDGRLLIRAEGERHTLLLREARAADAGSYTATATNELGQASCAAALAVRPGESTSPFSSPITSDEEYLSPPEEFPEPGETWPRAPTMKLSPSQNRCPSDTGSKAPPTFKVSLMDQSVREGQDVTMSIRVQGEPKPVVSWLRNRQPVRPDQRRFAEEAEGGLCRLRILAAERADAGFYTCKAVNEYGARQCEARLEVRAHPESRSLAVLAPLQDVDVGAGEMALFECLVAGPADVEVDWLCRGRLLQPALLKCKMHFDGRKCKLLLTSVHEDDSGVYTCKLSTAKDELTCSARLTVRPSLAPLFTRLLEDTEVLEGRATRLDCKISGTPPPTVTWTHFGHQVEESENLRLQQEGGLHSLHIAHVGTEDEGLYAVSATNAHGQAQCSAQLYVEEPRTAATGPSSKLEKMPSIPEEPEQGELERLSMPDFLRPLQDLEVGLAKEAMLECQVTGLPYPTISWFHNGHRIQSSDDRRMTQYRDVHRLVFPAVGPQHAGVYKSVIANKLGKAACYAHLYVTDVVPGPPDGAPQVVAVTGKMITLTWTPPRSLDLAIDPDALTYTVQHQVLGSDQWTVLATGLREPIWAAVGLRKGVQHIFRVLSATIKSSSKPSPPSEPAQLLEHGPPLEEAPTVLDKPDIVYVVEGQPTSVTVTFNHVEAQVVWRSCRGALLEARAGVYELSQPDDDQYCLRICRVSHRDVGPLTCTARNRHGTQACSITLELAEAPRFESIMEDVEVGAGETARFAVVVEGKPLPDIMWYKGEVLLTESSHVSFVYEESECSLVVLSTGTQDGGVYTCTARNLAGEVSCKAELAVRSAQTAMEIEGPREAEEQRGRRLSDFYDIHQEIGRGAFSYLRRVVERSSGLEFAAKFIPSQAKPKASAWREARLMARLQHDCVLYFHEAFERRRGLVIVTELCTEELLERMARKPTVCESEIRAYMQQVLEGICYLHQNHVLHLDVKPENLMVWDGAEGEEQVRLCDFGNAQELTPGEPQYCQYGTPEFVAPEIVNQTPVAGVTDVWPVGVVAFLCLTGISPFVGENDRTTLMNIRNYNVAFEETTFLSLSREARGFLIKVLVRDRLRPTAEETLEHPWFKTQAKGAEVSTDHLKLFLSRRRWQRSQISYKCHLVLRPIPELLRAPPERVWVAIPRRPPPSGGLSSSSDSEEEELEELPSVPRPLQPEFSGSRVSLTDIPTEDEALGTPEAGAATPMDWQEQGRAPSQDQEAPSPQALPSPGQEPQAGSSPQRRELRRGSSAESALPRAGPREPGRGLHKAASAELPQRRSPSPGATRLTRGGLGEGEYAQRLQALRQRLLRGGPEDGKVSGLRGPLLESLGGRARDPRLARAASSEAAPRHQPPPETRGLQKSSSFSQGEAEPRGRHRRAGAPLEIPVARLGARRLQESPSLSALSEAQPPSPARPSAPKSSVPKSLKPPATAPSDAPQPLAPQPTQEKTSMSTPEPIPAPKPTQPSVAPKTPVAPLTPYAQIMQSLQLSGHTQASLQGPGAPPSEPRPHPAVFARVASPPPGASEKRVPLAGAPPMLAEKAQVPTVPRRPGSSLSSSIENLESEAIFEAKFKRSRESPLSRGLRLLSRSRSEERGPFRGAQEEDGMYRPSPAGTPLELVRRPERSRSVQDLRPVGEPGLVRRLSLSLSQRLRRTPPAQRHSAWEARAGDGESSEGGSSARGSPVLTVRRRLSSTLERLSSRLQRSGSSEDSGGASGRSTPLLGRLRRATSEGESLRRLGLGHNQLAAQAGAGTPSAESLGSEASATSGSSAPGESRSRRRWGLSRLRKDKGLSQPNLSAGTQEDLGHPYVRSESDFPPVFHIKLKDQVLLEGEAATLLCLPAACPAPHISWMKDKQSLRSEPSVIIVSCKDGRQLLSIPRAGKRHAGLYECSATNVLGSITSSCTVAVARIPGKLAPPEVPQTYQDTALVLWKPGDSRAPCTYTLERRVDGESAWHPVSSGIPDCYYNVTHLPIGVTVRFRVACANRAGQGPFSNPSEKVIVRGTQDSSVLPSAAPHDAPVTSGPARAPPPHSPTSLAPSPSPTSAPAPPAPPSAALSPSSPPAPPSQALSSLKAVGPPPQTPPRKHRGLQAAQQAEPTPPSAQAAPSEPESSIPDPGTPSPASTPQGVKPASSSTPLYMVTSFVSAPPAPEPPAPEPPPKPTKVTVQSLSPAREAVTSPVGSPRSSPGPEGTTLRQGLPQKPYTFLEEKARGRFGVVRACRENATGRTFVAKIVPYAAEGKRRVLQEYEVLRTLHHERLMSLHEAYITPRYLVLIAESCGNRELLCGLSDRFRYSEDDVATYVVQLLQGLDYLHGRHVLHLDIKPDNLLLAHDNALKIVDFGSAQPYNPQALRPLGHRTGTLEFMAPEMVKGEPIGSATDIWGAGVLTYIMLSGRSPFYEPDPQETEARIMGGRFDAFQLYPNTSQSATLFLRKILSVHPWSRPSLQDCLAHPWLQDAYLMKLRRQTLTFTTNRLKEFLGEQRRRRAEAATRHKVLLRSYPGSP; via the exons CTACCTCCTCCCTCCAAATCCGCACTGCTGCCCCCACCGTCCCCTCGGGTGGGTAAGCGGCCCCCGCCGGGACCCAGCGCCCAGCCCCCGGCCACCCCCACATCGCCCCACCGGCGCACGCAGGAGCCCGTGCTGCCCGAGGAGGCCACCGCTGAAGAGAAGCGAGGGAAAAAGTCCAAGTCGTCGGGGCCCTCGCTAGCGGGCACCGCAGAGTCCCGGCCCCAGACGCCCCTGAGCGAGGCCTCGGGCCGCCTGTCGGCGCTGGGCCGCTCGCCCAGGCTGGTACGTGCCGGCTCCCGAATCCTGGACAAGCTGCAGTTCTTCGAGGAGCGACGGCGCAGCCTGGAGCGCAGCGACTCGCCGCCGGCGCCCCTGCGGCCATGGGTGCCCCTGCGCAAGGCCCGCTCCCTAGAGCAGCCCAAGTCCGACGGTGGAGCGCCCTGGGGCACGCCCGGGACCTCGCAGGAGGAGCTTCGGGCGCCGGGGGGCAGCGTGGCCGAGCGCCGCCGCCTGTTCCAGCAGAAGGCGGCCTCGCTGGACGAGCGCACGCGGCAGCGCAGCCCCGCCTCCGACCTTGAGCTGCGCTTTGCCCAGGAGCTGGGCCGCATCCGCCGCTCCACGTCGCGGGAGGAGCTGGTGCGCTCGCACGAGTCCCTGCGCGCCACGCTACAGCGGGCCCCGTCCCCTCGAGAGCCCGGCGAGCCCCCGCTCTTCTCCCGGCCCTCCACCCCTAAGACACCTCGGGCCGAGAGTCCCGCCGTCGTCCAGCCGCCCCCTCCAGCCGTCACTGGGAAGCCCGGGGACGAGCAGGGGAGGCCCAGGAGCCGCGGGCCGGCGGGCGGGACAGAGCCGGGGGAAGGCCCGCAGCAGGAAGTCAGGCGCCGGGACCAGTTCCCGCTGACCCGGAGCAGAGCCATCCAGGAGTGCCGAAGCCCCGTGCCGCCCCCCGCCGCCTCCGACCCCGCTGAGGCCAGGACGAAAGTGCCCCCAGGTCGGAAGCGGGAGCCCCCAACGCAAGCCGTGCGCTTCCTGCCCTGGGCCACGCCGGGCCTGGAGGGCGCTGCTGTGCCCCAGACGTTGGAGAAGAACAGGGCGGGGCCTGAGGCCGAGAAGAGGCTACGCAGAGGGCCGGAGGAGGACGGTCCTTGGGGGCCCTGGGACCGCCGAGGGGCCCGCAGCCAGGGCAGAGGTCGTCGGGTCCGGCCCACCTCACCTGAGCTCG AATCTTCAGATGACTCGTATGTGTCTGCTGGAGAAGAGCCCTTGGAGGCCCCTGTGTTTGAGATCCCTCTGCAGAACGTGGTCGTGGCTCCAGGGGCAGACGTACTGCTCAAGTGCATCATCACTGCCAACCCCCCGCCCCAAG TGTCCTGGCAGAAAGATGGGTCTGCGCTGCGCAGTGATGGCCGCCTTCTCATCCGGGCTGAAGGAGAGCGGCACACCCTGCTGCTCCGCGAGGCCCGGGCGGCCGATGCTGGGAGCTACACAGCCACTGCCACCAACGAGCTGGGGCAGGCCAGCTGTGCTGCCGCGCTGGCCGTGAGACCTG GCGAGTCCACATCACCTTTCAGCAGCCCTATCACCTCTGATGAGGAATACCTGAGTCCCCCAGAGGAGTTTCCAGAGCCGGGGGAGACTTGGCCCCGAGCCCCCACCATGAAGCTCAGTCCCAGCCAGAACCGCTGTCCCTCTGACACTGGCTCCAAGGCACCTCCCACTTTCAAG GTCTCACTTATGGACCAGTCAGTAAGAGAAGGCCAAGATGTCACCATGAGCATCCGCGTCCAGGGCGAGCCCAAGCCGGTGGTTTCCTG GCTGAGGAACCGGCAGCCCGTGCGCCCGGACCAGCGGCGCTTCGCGGAGGAGGCAGAGGGCGGGCTGTGCCGGCTGCGGATCCTGGCGGCCGAGCGGGCTGACGCTGGCTTCTACACTTGCAAAGCGGTTAATGAGTATGGCGCCCGGCAGTGTGAGGCCCGCCTGGAGGTCAGAG CACATCCTGAAAGCCGGTCCTTGGCCGTGCTGGCCCCCCTGCAGGACGTGGACGTGGGGGCCGGGGAGATGGCGCTGTTTGAGTGCCTGGTGGCGGGTCCTGCTGACGTGGAGGTAGACTGGCTCTGTCGCGGCCGCCTGCTGCAGCCTGCACTGCTCAAATGCAAGATGCATTTCGATGGCCGGAAATGCAAGCTGCTGCTCACATCTGTGCATGAGGACGACAGTGGGGTCTATACCTGCAAGCTCAGCACGGCCAAAG ATGAACTGACCTGCAGTGCCCGGCTGACGGTGCGGCCCTCGCTGGCGCCCCTCTTCACTCGGCTGCTGGAGGACACGGAGGTGCTGGAGGGCCGTGCAACCCGTTTGGACTGCAAGATCAGTGGCACTCCACCCCCCACTGTTACCTGGACTCATTTTG gccaCCAGGTGGAGGAGAGCGAGAACCTTCGGCTCCAGCAGGAGGGAGGTCTGCACTCTCTGCACATCGCCCACGTGGGCACTGAGGACGAGGGGCTGTATGCAGTCAGTGCTACCAACGCCCACGGCCAGGCCCAGTGCTCGGCCCAGCTCTATGTGGAGGAGCCTCGGACAGCTGCCACTGGCCCCAG CTCCAAGCTGGAGAAGATGCCATCTATCCCTGAGGAGCCGGAGCAGGGTGAGCTGGAGCGGCTGTCCATGCCCGACTTCCTGCGGCCGCTGCAGGACTTGGAGGTGGGACTGGCCAAGGAGGCCATGCTGGAGTGCCAGGTGACCGGCCTGCCCTACCCCACCATCAGCTGGTTCCACAATGGCCACCGTATCCAGAGCAGTGATGACCGGCGCATGACACAGT ACAGGGATGTCCATCGCTTGGTGTTCCCTGCCGTGGGACCTCAGCATGCTGGCGTCTACAAGAGTGTTATCGCCAATAAGCTGGGCAAAGCTGCGTGCTATGCCCACCTCTATGTCACAG ATGTGGTTCCAGGCCCCCCAGATGGTGCCCCGCAGGTGGTGGCTGTGACTGGGAAGATGATCACACTCACGTGGACACCCCCCAGGAGTCTGGACTTGGCCATTG ACCCAGACGCCCTGACCTACACCGTGCAGCACCAGGTTCTGGGCTCCGACCAGTGGACAGTTCTGGCCACGGGCCTACGGGAGCCCATATGGGCAGCCGTGGGGCTGCGTAAGGGGGTCCAGCACATCTTCCGGGTCCTTAGCGCCACCATCAAGAGCAGCAGCAAGCCCTCACCCCCTTCAGAGCCTGCCCAGCTGCTGGAGCACG GCCCACCACTCGAGGAGGCGCCCACTGTGTTGGACAAGCCCGACATCGTGTATGTGGTGGAGGGACAGCCCACCAGTGTCACGGTCACCTTCAACCACGTGGAGGCCCAGGTCGTCTGGAGGAG CTGCCGAGGGGCCCTCCTAGAGGCACGGGCAGGTGTGTAcgagctgagccagccagacgatGACCAGTACTGTCTTCGGATCTGTCGGGTGAGCCACCGAGATGTGGGGCCCCTTACCTGCACGGCCCGCAACCGCCACGGCACACAGGCCTGCTCAATCACCCTGGAGCTGGCGG AGGCCCCTCGATTTGAGTCCATCATGGAGGATGTGGAGGTCGGGGCTGGGGAAACAGCTCGATTTGCTGTTGTGGTGGAGGGGAAACCACTGCCGGACATCATGTGGTACAAG GGTGAGGTGCTGCTGACCGAGAGTAGCCATGTGAGCTTCGTGTACGAAGAGAGCGAGTGCTCCCTGGTGGTGCTCAGCACGGGGACCCAGGATGGAGGCGTCTACACCTGCACCGCGCGGAACCTGGCTGGTGAAGTCTCCTGCAAAGCAGAGCTGGCTGTGCGTTCAG CTCAGACAGCCATGGAGATAGAGGGGCCCAGGGAAGCTGAGGAACAGCGGGGAAGGAGACTCAGCGACTTCTATGACATCCATCAAGAGATCGGCAG AGGTGCCTTCTCCTACCTGCGGCGCGTGGTGGAGCGGAGCTCCGGCCTGGAGTTTGCAGCCAAGTTCATCCCCAGCCAGGCCAAGCCGAAGGCATCAGCATGGCGGGAGGCCCGGCTGATGGCCCGGCTCCAGCATGACTGCGTCCTCTACTTCCATGAGGCCTTTGAGAGGCGTCGGGGACTGGTCATTGTCACCGAGCT ATGCACAGAGGAGCTGCTGGAGCGAATGGCCAGGAAACCCACCGTGTGTGAGTCTGAG ATCCGGGCCTACATGCAGCAGGTGCTGGAGGGAATATGCTACCTGCACCAGAACCATGTGCTGCACTTGGATGTCAAG CCCGAGAACCTGATGGTGTGGGATGGCGCCGAAGGTGAAGAGCAGGTGaggctctgtgactttgggaacGCCCAGGAGCTGACCCCGGGAGAGCCTCAGTACTGCCAGTACGGCACACCTGAGTTCGTGGCGCCCGAGATTGTCAATCAGACCCCGGTGGCCGGAGTCACCGACGTCTG GCCTGTGGGTGTTGTCGCCTTCCTCTG cCTGACGGGAATCTCCCCGTTTGTTGGGGAAAATGATCGGACAACATTGATGAACATTCGAAACTACAACGTGGCTTTCGAGGAGACCACATTTctgagcctgagcagggaggcCCGGGGCTTCCTCATCAAAGTGCTGGTGCGGGACCGGCT GAGGCCTACCGCAGAGGAGACCCTAGAACATCCTTGGTTCAAA ACGCAGGCCAAGGGCGCAGAGGTGAGCACGGATCACTTAAAGCTGTTCCTCTCCAGGCGGAGGTGGCAG CGCTCCCAGATCAGCTACAAGTGCCACCTGGTGCTGCGCCCCATCCCCGAGCTGCTGCGGGCACCCCCGGAGCGGGTGTGGGTAGCCATACCCAGAAGACCGCCCCCCAGCGGGGGGCTCTCGTCTTCCTCTGACTCTGAGGAGGAAGAGCTAGAGGAGCTGCCCTCAGTGCCCCGGCCACTGCAGCCGGAGTTCTCAGGGTCCCGGGTGTCCCTCACTGACATTCCCACTGAGGATGAGGCCCTGGGCACCCCggaggctggggctgccaccCCAATGGActggcaggagcagggaagggccccCTCTCAGGACCAGGAGGCTCCCAGCCCTCAGgcactcccctccccaggccaggaGCCCCAAGCTGGGTCCAGTCCCCAGCGGAGAGAGCTCCGGAGGGGCAGCTCTGCCGAGAGCGCCCTGCCCCGGGCCGGGCCAAGGGAGCCGGGCCGGGGCCTGCACAAGGCAGCGTCTGCCGAGCTGCCGCAGCGCCGAAGCCCCAGCCCGGGGGCCACCCGCCTGACCCGGGGAGGCCTGGGTGAGGGTGAGTATGCCCAGAGGCTGCAGGCCCTGCGCCAGCGGCTGTTGCGGGGAGGCCCTGAGGATGGCAAGGTCAGTGGCCTCAGGGGTCCCCTGCTAGAGAGCCTGGGGGGCCGTGCCCGGGATCCGAGGCTGGCCCGGGCTGCCTCCAGCGAGGCAGCCCCTCGCCACCAGCCCCCACCGGAGACCCGGGGCCTGCAGAAGAGCAGCAGCTTCTCGCAGGGAGAGGCGGAGCCCCGGGGCAGGCACCGCCGCGCTGGGGCACCCCTCGAGATACCCGTGGCCAGGCTGGGGGCCCGCAGGCTGCAGGAGTCTCCCTCCTTGTCTGCCCTCAGTGAGGCCCAACCCCCCAGCCCTGCGAGGCCCAGTGCCCCCAAATCCAGTGTCCCCAAGTCTTTGAAACCTCCTGCCACTGCACCCAGTGATGCCCCACAACCCTTGGCACCCCAGCCTACCCAAGAGAAGACCTCCATGTCCACCCCGGAGCCCATCCCAGCCCCCAAGCCTACTCAGCCCTCTGTGGCTCCGAAAACCCCGGTGGCCCCCCTCACACCCTATGCCCAGATCATGCAGTCACTCCAGCTGTCAGGCCACACGCAGGCCTccctgcagggccctggggcACCTCCATCAGAGCCTAGACCCCACCCGGCTGTGTTTGCCCGGGTGGCCTCCCCACCTCCGGGGGCCTCCGAGAAGCGCGTGCCTTTAGCTGGGGCGCCCCCAATGCTAGCCGAGAAAGCCCAGGTCCCCACAGTGCCCCGCAGGCCAGGTAGCAGTCTCAGCAGCAGCATTGAGAACCTGGAGTCAGAGGCTATATTCGAGGCCAAGTTCAAGCGCAGCCGGGAGTCGCCCCTGTCGCGGGGGCTGCGATTGCTGAGCCGCTCGCGCTCGGAGGAACGCGGCCCCTTCCGCGGAGCCCAGGAGGAGGACGGCATGTACCGGCCCAGCCCGGCAGGCACACCCCTGGAGCTGGTGCGACGGCCGGAGCGCTCCCGCTCGGTGCAAGACCTCAGGCCGGTGGGGGAGCCAGGCCTCGTTCGCCGCCTCTCGCTGTCGCTGTCCCAGCGTCTGCGGCGGACCCCGCCGGCGCAGCGCCACTCGGCCTGGGAGGCCCGCGCTGGGGACGGAGAGAGCTCGGAGGGCGGCAGCTCGGCGCGGGGTTCCCCGGTGCTGACCGTGCGCAGGCGGCTCAGCTCCACGCTGGAGCGGCTGTCGAGCCGGTTGCAGCGCAGCGGCAGCAGCGAGGACTCAGGGGGCGCATCGGGCCGCAGCACGCCGCTGTTGGGACGGCTGCGCAGGGCCACGTCGGAGGGCGAGAGTCTGCGGCGCCTTGGCCTCGGGCACAACCAGCTGGCGGCCCAGGCCGGCGCCGGCACGCCTTCAGCAGAGTCCCTGGGCTCCGAGGCCAGCGCTACGTCCGGCTCGTCAG CTCCCGGGGAAAGCCGAAGCCGGCGTCGCTGGGGCCTCTCTCGGCTGCGAAAGGACAAGGGCTTATCACAGCCAAACCTCTCTGCCGGTACCCAGGAGGATTTGGGGCACCCGTATGTGCGCAGTGAGTCAG ACTTCCCTCCGGTCTTCCACATCAAGCTCAAGGACCAGGTGCTGCTGGAGGGAGAGGCAGCCACCCTGCTCTGCCTGCCAGCGGCCTGTCCTGCACCGCACATCTCCTGGATGAAAG ATAAGCAGTCCCTGCGATCCGAGCCCTCGGTGATCATCGTGTCCTGCAAAGATGGACGGCAGCTGCTAAGCATCCCCCGGGCGGGCAAGCGGCACGCTGGGCTCTATGAGTGCTCAGCCACCAACGTCCTGGGCAGCATCACCAGCTCCTGTACCGTGGCTGTGGCCC GCATCCCAGGAAAGTTAGCTCCTCCTGAGGTGCCCCAGACCTACCAGGACACAGCGTTGGTGCTCTGGAAGCCGGGAGATAGCCGGGCACCTTGCACGTACACGCTGGAGCGGCGGGTGGACG GGGAGTCTGCATGGCACCCCGTGAGCTCAGGCATCCCTGACTGTTACTACAATGTGACCCACCTGCCCATCGGCGTGACCGTGAGATTCCGTGTGGCCTGTGCCAACCGTGCTGGCCAAGGGCCTTTCAGCAACCCTTCTGAGAAGGTCATCGTCAGGGGCACCCAAG ATTCCTCAGTTCTGCCATCTGCTGCTCCCCACGATGCCCCTGTTACCTCAGGGCCAGCCAGGGCCCCGCCGCCTCACTCTCCTACCTCACTggccccatccccatcccccacctccgctcctgctcccccagcccctccgtCAGCCGCCCTCAGCCCTTCAtctcccccagcaccccccagcCAGGCCTTGTCCTCACTCAAGGCCGTGGGTCCACCTCCCCAAACCCCCCCACGAAAGCACAGGGGCCTGCAGGCTGCCCAGCAAGCAGAGCCCACCCCACCCAGTGCCCAGGCTGCCCCCAGTGAGCCCGAGTCTTCCATCCCCGACCCTGGGACCCCAAGCCCAGCCTCCACCCCTCAAGGGGTTAAACCAGCGTCTTCCTCCACTCCCCTGTATATGGTAACCTCCTTTGTGtctgcacccccagcccccgAGCCCCCAGCCCCCGAGCCCCCTCCCAAGCCCACCAAGGTGACTGTGCAAAGCCTCAGCCCTGCCAGGGAGGCGGTCACCTCCCCTGTGGGCAGTCCCCGCAGCTCTCCTGGGCCAGAGGGCACCACTCTTCGACAGGGGCTCCCTCAGAAGCCCTACACCTTCCTAGAGGAGAAGGCCAG GGGCCGCTTTGGTGTAGTGCGTGCGTGCCGGGAGAACGCCACCGGGCGGACGTTCGTGGCCAAGATCGTGCCCTATGCTGCTGAGGGCAAGCGGCGCGTCCTGCAGGAGTACGAGGTGCTGCGCACACTGCACCACGAGCGGCTCATGTCCCTGCACGAGGCCTACATCACCCCGCGGTACCTCGTGCTCATCGCTGAGAGCTGTGGGAACCGGGAACTCCTCTGTGGGCTCAGCGACAG gtTCCGGTATTCAGAGGACGACGTGGCCACCTATGTGGTGCAGCTGCTGCAAGGCCTGGACTACCTCCACGGCCGCCATGTGCTGCACCTGGACATCAAGCCCGACAACCTGCTGCTGGCGCATGACAACGCCCTCAAGATTGTGGACTTCGGCAGTGCCCAGCCCTACAATCCCCAGGCCCTGCGGCCCCTGGGCCACCGCACAGGCACGCTGGAGTTCATGG CTCCTGAGATGGTGAAGGGAGAACCCATCGGGTCCGCCACAGACATCTGGGGAGCGGGTGTGCTCACCTATATCAT GCTCAGTGGACGCTCCCCATTCTATGAGCCAGATCCCCAGGAAACAGAGGCTCGGATTATGGGGGGCCGCTTTGATGCCTTCCAGCTGTACCCTAACACCTCCCAAAGCGCCACACTCTTCTTGCGGAAGATCCTCTCAGTACACCCCTG GAGCCGGCCCTCCCTGCAGGACTGCCTAGCCCACCCGTGGCTGCAGGATGCCTACCTGATGAAGCTGCGCCGCCAGACACTCACCTTCACCACCAACCGGCTCAAGGAGTTTCTGGGCGAGCAGCGGCGCCGCCGGGCCGAGGCTGCCACCCGTCACAAGGTGCTGCTCCGCTCCTACCCAGGCAGCCCCTAG